One Kribbella sp. NBC_00662 genomic region harbors:
- a CDS encoding class E sortase → MRGVVRGLGIVFLVVGVGLLGWVGWQYFGTGITSNAQMGKGEDSLRKQWKAPAVVKPSTGKPFVLLRIPRFGADWEKPVVEGVDADDLARGIGHYPQTQLPGQPGNFAVAGHRVTHGSPFRKLLELQKGDQVVVETQDAVYTYELDGSPRDLTVKPTDTWVLDPVPGKRDAPTASIITLTTCQDLFHSPDRSVAFGHLVKVHRKS, encoded by the coding sequence ATGCGGGGAGTAGTCAGGGGACTCGGGATCGTGTTCCTGGTGGTGGGTGTCGGGTTGCTCGGCTGGGTCGGGTGGCAGTACTTCGGTACGGGGATCACGTCGAACGCACAGATGGGTAAGGGGGAGGACTCGCTGCGGAAGCAGTGGAAGGCTCCGGCCGTCGTGAAGCCCTCGACCGGGAAGCCGTTCGTTCTCCTGCGGATCCCGCGGTTCGGCGCCGACTGGGAGAAGCCGGTCGTCGAAGGGGTCGACGCGGACGATCTGGCCCGCGGGATCGGGCACTATCCACAGACCCAACTGCCGGGCCAGCCGGGCAACTTCGCGGTCGCCGGGCATCGCGTCACGCACGGTTCGCCGTTCCGCAAGCTGCTCGAACTGCAGAAGGGCGACCAGGTCGTCGTCGAGACCCAGGACGCTGTCTACACCTACGAACTCGACGGCTCGCCCCGCGACCTGACCGTCAAGCCGACCGACACCTGGGTCCTCGACCCGGTCCCCGGCAAGCGCGACGCCCCGACCGCCTCGATCATCACCCTCACCACCTGCCAGGACCTGTTCCACTCCCCGGACCGCTCGGTTGCCTTCGGCCACCTGGTCAAGGTCCACAGGAAATCGTGA
- the tdh gene encoding L-threonine 3-dehydrogenase, with translation MKALVKAEAKPGLWLQDVPEPKIEADEVLIKVLRTGLCGTDLHIQNWDAWAQKNVPVPMVTGHEFCGEVVEVGVGVRDVAVGDLVSGEGHLVCGRCRNCRAGRRHLCIKTRGLGVHVPGAFAEYVALPATNAWVHKDPVDLDVAAIFDPFGNAVHTALSFPLVGEDVLITGAGPIGVMAAAVALHAGARNVVITDLSEYRLDLARKIGVTRAVNVGEETIAEAQQSLGMREGFDVGMEMSGQPAALRDMLANMTHGGKVAMLGLPSDEIAIDWGTVVLNMLTIKGIYGREMFETWYSMSVMLERGLDLTPVITHRFGYGDFERAFDVARQGQCGKVIMDWTAESLEEKH, from the coding sequence ATGAAGGCGCTCGTGAAGGCCGAGGCGAAGCCCGGTCTGTGGTTGCAGGATGTTCCGGAGCCGAAGATCGAGGCCGACGAGGTTCTGATCAAGGTCCTCCGCACCGGCTTGTGCGGCACCGACCTGCACATCCAGAACTGGGACGCGTGGGCGCAGAAGAACGTGCCGGTGCCGATGGTCACCGGGCACGAGTTCTGCGGTGAGGTGGTCGAGGTCGGCGTCGGCGTCCGCGATGTCGCGGTCGGCGATCTGGTCAGCGGCGAGGGTCACCTGGTCTGCGGCCGCTGCCGCAACTGCCGCGCCGGCCGGCGCCACCTCTGCATCAAGACCCGCGGGCTGGGCGTCCACGTGCCGGGCGCGTTCGCCGAGTACGTCGCGCTGCCGGCGACCAACGCGTGGGTACACAAGGACCCGGTCGACCTCGACGTCGCGGCGATCTTCGACCCGTTCGGCAACGCCGTACACACTGCTCTTTCGTTCCCGCTGGTCGGCGAGGACGTGCTGATCACCGGCGCCGGCCCGATCGGGGTGATGGCCGCGGCGGTCGCGCTGCACGCCGGTGCGCGGAACGTGGTGATCACGGACCTCTCGGAGTACCGCCTCGACCTGGCCCGGAAGATCGGCGTGACCCGCGCGGTGAACGTCGGCGAGGAGACGATCGCGGAGGCGCAGCAGAGCCTCGGGATGCGGGAGGGTTTCGACGTCGGGATGGAGATGTCCGGGCAGCCGGCCGCGCTGCGCGACATGCTCGCGAACATGACGCACGGCGGGAAGGTCGCGATGCTCGGCCTGCCGTCGGACGAGATCGCGATCGACTGGGGCACGGTCGTGCTCAACATGCTGACGATCAAGGGCATCTACGGCCGGGAGATGTTCGAGACCTGGTACTCGATGTCGGTGATGCTCGAACGCGGACTGGACCTGACCCCGGTGATCACCCACCGGTTCGGGTACGGCGACTTCGAGCGCGCGTTCGACGTCGCGCGACAGGGGCAGTGCGGCAAGGTGATCATGGACTGGACGGCTGAGTCTCTGGAGGAGAAGCACTGA
- a CDS encoding glycine C-acetyltransferase has protein sequence MFGRMRDDLTATIGEIRDAGLYKSERVITSPQQSLISVASGNEVLNFCANNYLGLSDHPEVVAAAKQALDRWGFGLSSVRFICGTQQIHKDLEGALSNFLGTEDTILYSSCFDANGGLFETLLGAEDAIISDELNHASIIDGVRLSKAKRYRYKNRDMADLEAQLKDAADARYRLIATDGVFSMDGYVAPLDEICDLAERYDALVMVDDSHAVGFVGPDGAGTPSLFGVKDRVDIVTGTLGKALGGASGGYVSARREIVELLRQRSRPYLFSNSLAPSVTAASLKALELIGTSSALRDKLDANTRLFRTKMTEAGFDVLPGNHPISPVMIGDAAEAGRLADKLLDLGIYVIGFSYPVVPQGKARIRVQLSAAHSTQDVETAIAAFIEARAALAG, from the coding sequence ATGTTCGGACGGATGCGGGACGACCTGACGGCGACCATCGGCGAGATCCGGGACGCCGGGCTGTACAAGTCCGAGCGGGTGATCACCTCGCCGCAACAGTCGCTGATTTCAGTTGCGTCAGGCAACGAAGTACTGAACTTCTGTGCGAACAACTACCTCGGGCTGTCCGACCACCCGGAGGTCGTCGCGGCGGCCAAGCAAGCCCTCGATAGGTGGGGCTTCGGGCTGTCGTCGGTGCGCTTCATCTGCGGCACCCAGCAGATCCACAAGGACCTGGAAGGTGCCCTGAGCAACTTCCTCGGGACCGAGGACACGATCCTCTACAGCTCCTGCTTCGACGCGAACGGCGGGCTGTTCGAGACCCTGCTCGGCGCCGAGGACGCGATCATCTCCGACGAGCTCAACCACGCCAGCATCATCGACGGCGTACGGCTCTCGAAGGCGAAGCGTTACCGCTACAAGAACCGTGACATGGCCGACCTCGAGGCACAGCTCAAGGACGCCGCCGACGCGCGGTACCGGCTGATCGCGACCGACGGCGTGTTCTCGATGGACGGGTACGTCGCGCCGCTCGACGAGATCTGCGACCTGGCCGAGCGGTACGACGCGCTCGTGATGGTCGACGACTCGCACGCGGTCGGCTTCGTCGGTCCGGACGGCGCCGGTACGCCGTCGCTGTTCGGCGTGAAGGACCGCGTCGACATCGTCACCGGCACGCTGGGCAAGGCTCTCGGCGGCGCGTCCGGCGGTTACGTCTCCGCCCGCCGCGAGATCGTCGAGCTGCTCCGGCAGCGCTCGCGCCCGTACCTGTTCTCGAACTCGCTGGCCCCGTCCGTCACCGCCGCGTCACTGAAGGCCCTGGAGCTCATCGGCACGTCGAGCGCCCTCCGCGACAAGCTCGACGCCAACACCCGGCTCTTCCGCACCAAGATGACCGAAGCCGGCTTCGACGTCCTCCCCGGCAACCACCCGATCTCCCCCGTCATGATCGGCGACGCCGCCGAAGCGGGCCGCCTGGCCGACAAACTCCTCGACCTCGGCATCTACGTGATCGGCTTCTCCTACCCCGTCGTCCCCCAGGGCAAGGCCCGCATCCGCGTCCAGCTCTCCGCCGCCCACTCCACCCAGGACGTGGAAACCGCCATCGCCGCCTTCATCGAGGCCCGGGCGGCGCTGGCGGGGTAG
- a CDS encoding winged helix DNA-binding domain-containing protein, translating into MSVLSARAINRATLARQLLLERADVPAVDVVGHLAGMQGQEPKHPYVGLWTRIDGFSEAQLDQAVAARDVVRATMFRGTLHLVTAADYLRFRTTVSPVLEAGLRVLGDRGAGLEPEKVVAAAEKLLAKEPLTFTEVRDALQEQFPEVNERALGFCTRMLVPLVMYPADVRWSWTANSRFTPAEEWIGKKLHKRAEPKELVTRYLQAFGPATPADFQTWSGLQKAKPLFDELELETFTDEAGKTVYDVPDGPRPDEDTPAPARFLPEFDNVLLSHAKRERIIADEHKPHVFTKNLRVKATYTVDGVVAGLWTAEKKRGVATLTLTPFGKTLKKTLAELEREGSALLRFLEPDAKSHEVVTAG; encoded by the coding sequence ATGTCGGTTCTGAGTGCGAGGGCGATCAACCGGGCGACACTGGCCAGGCAACTGCTGCTGGAGCGGGCGGACGTCCCGGCGGTTGACGTGGTGGGACATCTGGCCGGGATGCAAGGGCAGGAGCCCAAGCATCCCTATGTCGGGTTGTGGACCCGGATCGACGGGTTCTCGGAAGCCCAGCTGGACCAGGCCGTCGCGGCGCGGGATGTGGTGCGGGCGACGATGTTCCGGGGGACGTTGCATCTGGTGACGGCGGCGGACTACCTACGGTTTCGGACAACGGTGAGTCCGGTCCTCGAGGCCGGGTTGCGGGTGCTCGGGGATCGGGGCGCGGGGCTGGAGCCGGAGAAGGTGGTGGCCGCGGCGGAGAAGTTGCTGGCGAAGGAGCCGCTCACCTTCACCGAGGTGCGGGACGCGTTGCAGGAGCAGTTCCCGGAGGTGAACGAGCGGGCGCTCGGGTTCTGCACGCGGATGCTCGTGCCGCTGGTGATGTATCCGGCGGACGTGCGATGGTCCTGGACGGCCAACTCGCGATTCACTCCGGCCGAGGAGTGGATCGGGAAGAAGCTGCACAAACGCGCCGAGCCCAAGGAGCTGGTGACGCGCTACCTGCAGGCGTTCGGTCCGGCCACACCGGCGGACTTCCAGACCTGGTCCGGGCTGCAGAAGGCCAAGCCGTTGTTCGACGAGCTCGAGCTGGAGACGTTCACCGACGAGGCCGGCAAGACGGTGTACGACGTACCGGACGGACCGCGGCCCGACGAGGACACGCCTGCGCCGGCGCGGTTCTTGCCGGAGTTCGACAACGTGCTGCTCTCGCACGCGAAACGGGAGCGGATCATCGCGGACGAGCACAAGCCGCACGTCTTCACGAAGAACCTCCGGGTCAAGGCGACGTACACCGTCGACGGCGTCGTCGCCGGGCTGTGGACGGCCGAGAAGAAGCGCGGTGTGGCCACTCTCACGCTCACTCCGTTCGGCAAGACGTTGAAGAAGACGCTGGCCGAGCTGGAGCGCGAGGGCAGCGCATTGCTCCGTTTTCTCGAGCCAGATGCCAAGTCCCATGAAGTGGTTACTGCTGGTTAA
- a CDS encoding aldo/keto reductase encodes MSTVPSITLDNGVEIPQLGLGVWQVEDAIVADVVTAAFETGYRHIDTAAAYRNEAGVGRAIAASGLPRDELFITTKLQNSDQGYDSTLAAFDKSIDQLGLEYVDLYLIHWQCLKKDKYVDTWKAFEQLYADKRVRSIGVSNFHEPALRRIFEETTIRPAVNQIELHPALPQDELRAFNAENDIVTEAWSPLASGELIDAPALKTIGAKYGKSAAQVMIRWHLQLGNVVIPKSKTASRIKENFEVFDFRLDNDDMATIADLETGVRTGGDPDVFG; translated from the coding sequence ATGAGCACAGTCCCCTCCATCACTCTGGACAACGGCGTCGAGATCCCGCAGCTGGGCCTGGGGGTCTGGCAGGTCGAGGACGCGATCGTCGCCGACGTGGTGACCGCGGCGTTCGAGACCGGCTACCGGCACATCGACACCGCCGCGGCGTACCGCAACGAAGCCGGTGTCGGGCGAGCCATCGCCGCGTCCGGCCTGCCCCGTGACGAACTGTTCATCACCACCAAGCTGCAGAACAGCGACCAGGGCTACGACTCGACGCTGGCGGCGTTCGACAAGAGCATCGACCAGCTCGGGCTGGAGTACGTCGACCTGTACCTGATCCACTGGCAGTGCCTGAAGAAGGACAAGTACGTCGACACCTGGAAGGCGTTCGAGCAGCTGTACGCCGACAAGCGGGTGCGCTCGATCGGCGTCTCGAACTTCCACGAGCCGGCGCTGCGGCGGATCTTCGAGGAGACCACGATCCGCCCGGCGGTGAACCAGATCGAGCTGCACCCGGCGCTGCCGCAGGACGAGCTGCGCGCGTTCAACGCGGAGAACGACATCGTCACCGAGGCGTGGAGCCCGCTGGCGTCCGGCGAGCTGATCGACGCCCCGGCGCTGAAGACGATCGGCGCGAAGTACGGCAAGTCGGCCGCCCAGGTGATGATCCGCTGGCACCTGCAGCTCGGCAACGTGGTGATCCCGAAGTCGAAGACCGCGAGCCGGATCAAGGAGAACTTCGAGGTCTTCGACTTCCGCCTCGACAACGACGACATGGCAACGATCGCCGACCTCGAAACCGGCGTCCGCACCGGCGGCGACCCGGACGTCTTCGGCTAA
- a CDS encoding LysR family transcriptional regulator: MELRQLRSFVVVAEEMNVGRAATRLHLTQPSLSRQIAALEHDLGVELFARVKRRFVMTAAGETFLAEAQDLLRRSDEAVRAAQRTQRGELGSLRLRFVQSATFEPLPQILGAFREAYPEVVLDLESMTTLRQTEALRDGRIDVGLLRPTVPAPAGSAGGQGGTVVRLAPGLLSRVVAEDHVVAVLPARHRLVRRKRIRLTDLAEEPFVFYSRPSGPAVHDTIVGFCRAAGFTPRIEQEAADVQTIVSLVAAGLGVSLLISPTPPSNPDAIVYRELSDDLPPWPLSVAWSPDNRSPVLARFLEML; the protein is encoded by the coding sequence ATGGAACTACGACAGCTCAGGTCGTTCGTGGTGGTGGCCGAGGAGATGAACGTCGGGCGGGCTGCGACGCGGCTGCACCTGACCCAGCCGTCGCTCAGCCGGCAGATCGCGGCGCTCGAACACGATCTCGGTGTGGAACTGTTCGCCCGGGTGAAGCGCCGGTTCGTCATGACGGCTGCGGGTGAGACGTTCCTGGCGGAGGCCCAGGACCTGTTGCGACGGTCGGACGAGGCGGTGCGCGCGGCGCAGCGGACGCAGCGCGGTGAGCTCGGATCGCTGCGGCTGCGGTTCGTGCAGTCGGCAACGTTCGAGCCGCTGCCGCAGATCCTCGGCGCGTTCCGGGAGGCGTACCCCGAGGTGGTGCTCGACCTGGAGTCGATGACCACGCTCCGGCAGACCGAGGCGTTGCGGGACGGCCGGATCGATGTCGGGCTGCTGCGGCCGACCGTGCCCGCGCCGGCGGGATCAGCCGGCGGGCAGGGCGGGACCGTCGTCCGGCTGGCGCCCGGGCTGCTGTCCAGGGTGGTTGCCGAGGACCACGTCGTGGCGGTATTGCCGGCTCGGCATCGGCTCGTCCGGCGGAAGCGGATCCGGCTGACCGATCTCGCGGAGGAGCCGTTCGTGTTCTATTCGCGGCCGAGTGGGCCTGCGGTGCACGACACGATCGTCGGGTTCTGCCGCGCGGCCGGTTTCACGCCACGGATCGAGCAGGAGGCGGCCGACGTACAAACGATCGTGTCGCTCGTCGCAGCCGGCCTCGGCGTCTCGCTGCTGATCAGCCCGACCCCGCCGTCCAACCCCGACGCGATCGTCTACCGCGAGTTGTCCGACGACCTACCACCCTGGCCACTCTCCGTAGCCTGGTCGCCGGACAACCGTTCGCCAGTCCTGGCGCGCTTCCTCGAGATGCTTTAG